The genomic DNA AATCCGAATCATGCCGAAGCAACTTTAGAACTGGCTGAAATGCTGCTTGCCAAACACGAGTCTGTCCAGGCGGCGGCAATACTTCGAGGGCTGACTCGTACGAATCTGATCCCGGAAGACGAATCTCGAGCTCATTTGAATCTGGGGATTGCTTATGGGCAAACTGAGCGCTGGGAAGACGCAGTCGAGCATCTCGCAAAAGCGGATGCAATGACGGATCAGCCAACCCCGCGAGATCGATACCGACTGGCTTATGCCCACTACAAGGCGGGTACTTCTCAACAAGCTCTAGAAATCTTGCTGAAAATGGCTGACTCAGAACACTGGGATTCGAGAACTGAAAATTTTTATGCGACAATCACAGGAACAATTCCGCAAACAGCATACACTCCTTCAGTCATGTCTGCTTCTCATGAACACCGTTCAGACCACCCTTTTCTGAAAGACCTGCAAGTAAGCCCAGTCTTCGCAACCGACCGTCTCCTCCAAAAACTTTCGGAAACGGAAATCGATATCGTACCTCCAGAATGGGGCCCAAAATAGCGGTTTTTCAATTCCTGGACACCAAAATCGGGAAGGCCGTGTTTGGTGGGACCGAATAA from Rubinisphaera italica includes the following:
- a CDS encoding tetratricopeptide repeat protein; its protein translation is MWLLLAPMLSVIFGCNWIQRKQGYNQELCRDCIEQSFTAQQTGNLEQARQHLEKSIKIEPHHAETWWNLAELSIQQDRYSQAIVELKEYLELQPDDPHGYLRLAQLYYLQNEYELAQTALKETIRRIPNNIDAIMLSGRLARKQADHPLAMSAYYHVLQVNPNHAEATLELAEMLLAKHESVQAAAILRGLTRTNLIPEDESRAHLNLGIAYGQTERWEDAVEHLAKADAMTDQPTPRDRYRLAYAHYKAGTSQQALEILLKMADSEHWDSRTENFYATITGTIPQTAYTPSVMSASHEHRSDHPFLKDLQVSPVFATDRLLQKLSETEIDIVPPEWGPK